Sequence from the Amycolatopsis sp. NBC_00345 genome:
CGGCCACGGCGATTCGGCTGCCGCCGAGGGAAGCGTTTCGCACCACCGTGACCTGCTCGCGGTGATGGACGCCCTCGGCGTGGACCAGGCGGCGCTGGTCGGCTCGTCGATGGGCGGCGCGTACTCGCTGGACGCCGCGCTGGCCGCGCCCGGGCGCGTCAGCCGGATCGCGCTCGTCGGCGCCGGCCTGTCCGGGCACGAGTGGCCGGCGGACATGGCCGCCGAGATGTGGGCGACGCTCCGGGCCGCGGTCCCGCCGGAGCGGCTGGAGCGGTACCAGGCGCACACGGCGGAGCGGATCGACGAGGCCGACGTCGCCGCCGCCGCGGAGGCCAACGCGCGTTACTTCGTCGTCGGTCCACATCGGACCCCCGACGCACTGGACGAGCAGACGTGGCTGGCGGCCAGGGAAATGTGCGAGCTGGTCTACCGTCGCGCGTGGAACGGTCCGGAGTGGACGGAGGACATCCCGGACACCCGCCACCACCTCGCCGAGATCTCGGCGCCGACACTGGTCCTCATCGGCCTGGCCGACGCCTCCGGCCTGCTCGACCTCGCGGATCTGTTCACCACCACGATCCCCGGCGCCCGCCGGCTCGACCTGCCGGACACCGGGCACCTGCCGCCGATGGAACGCCCGGCCGAGACGACGAAGGCCCTGCTGGACTTCCTGGCTTAATGTCCGGCCCGAAGCGCCCCAATGTGGCGTTGGTTGCGTTGAACGCACCCAATGTGGCGTTCGGTGCGTTGGACGCACCGAACGCCACATTGGGGCGCAAAACCGGGCAGAAGCGCGAGCCGCTAGGAAGCCGAAGTCACCCGGTACACGTCGTACACGCCTTCCACGCCCCGGACCACCTTCAGCACGTGGCCGAGGTGCTTAGGGTCGCCCATTTCGAACGAGAAGCGGCTGACCGCGACGCGGTCGCGCGAGGTGGTGACCGACGCGGAGAGGATGTTGACCTTCTCGTCGGCCAGCACCTTCGTCACGTCCGACAGCAGGCGGTGCCGGTCGAGGGCCTCGACCTGGATCGCGACCAGGAAGACCGACGACGCGGACGGCGCCCACTCGACCTCGACCAGGCGTTCCGGCTGGGCGCGCAGGTCGTCGGCGTTCGTGCAGTCGGTGCGGTGCACGCTGACGCCGCCGCCGCGCGTGACGAAGCCGAGGATCTCGTCGCCCGGGACCGGGGTGCAGCAGCGCGCCAGCTTGGCCCAGATGTCGCCGGCGCCCTTGACCACCACGCCGACGTCGTTGGAGCCGCGGCGCCGGGTGACGGTGGACGGCGTGGCCCGCTCGGCCAGCTCCTCCTCCGCCTCGTCGACGCCGCCGAGCAGCGCCACCAGCCGCTGCACCACGTGCTTGGCGCTGGTGTGCCCCTCCCCCACGGCCGCGTACAGCGACGAGATGTCGGCGTGGCGCAGCTCCTTGGCGACCGAGCCCATGGACTCCGCGGAGACGAGCCGCTGGATCGGCAGCCCGACCTTGCGGACCTCCTTGGTGATCGCCTCCTTGCCCGCGTCGATCGCCTCGTCGCGGCGCTCCTTGGCGAACCACTGGCGGATCTTCGCCCGCGCCTTCGGCGAGCCGGCGAACTGCAGCCAGTCGCGGCTCGGCCCGGCGCTCTCCGCCTTGGAGGTGAAGATCTCGACGACCTCGCCGTTCTCCAGCTTCCGCTCGAGCGCGACCAGGCGGCCGTTCACGCGGGCGCCGATGCAACGGTGGCCCACCTCGGTGTGCACGGCGTAGGCGAAGTCGACCGGCGTGGACTCGGCCGGCAGCGTGATCACGTCGCCCTTCGGCGTGAACACGAAGAT
This genomic interval carries:
- a CDS encoding alpha/beta fold hydrolase; this translates as MGMIEADGVRFGYDEAGEGPAVVLLHAGLADRRMWDHQFTALAERHRVIRYDRRGHGDSAAAEGSVSHHRDLLAVMDALGVDQAALVGSSMGGAYSLDAALAAPGRVSRIALVGAGLSGHEWPADMAAEMWATLRAAVPPERLERYQAHTAERIDEADVAAAAEANARYFVVGPHRTPDALDEQTWLAAREMCELVYRRAWNGPEWTEDIPDTRHHLAEISAPTLVLIGLADASGLLDLADLFTTTIPGARRLDLPDTGHLPPMERPAETTKALLDFLA